TCACCCAAAATAGTGATTCCAGGCTGGCTGAGCTCTTCCTTCAGGGAGTGGTGCCCCTTGTAGGCATCTTTCACCGCCACGGGGCCCCTCTGCTTCTTGATTTCCACGTCGAGGGCCTTGAAGATGGCGACTTTCTTTAGCATTTCCCACGCTCCAAATCTCAGATACCTCGCTGCTGGCCCTATGGGGAAGATGATCGGTCGTTTTTCCTCTGATTCAACATCAAACCAGTGATTCGGATGAGGTCAACAGAGAAATCTTAAAAATCTTCATTTTTTTTGACGCTACCTCTCCGCATCCCCCCCATTCGTTTCCGCCCCCGGGAACCCCCACTTCCGCGTCACCCTCCGGATGTCGATAGCCGCGACGAGCCGGGACCGCGACGCAACGCACCGCGATCGAGATCACCGGAAACCCCCACCAACAGGCGTTCCGCGTCGATCCGTACACGACCCGGAGCATCCCGCTCCGTAGGATCACGCACGCGAAAACGCCCACCGCGGAGGGAGGTCGCGCCGGGGTGTTCGTGTCCCGCGTCGCAGTCCCCGCCTGCTACGCTTTTCCTTGCGCCTTCCGCCCCGGGGCCAGTGCACACGGCCTTCGAGGTCCCGCCGGAAGCGTCGAGAGGCCCCCATGACGATCCAAGTGCTCGACCACCCCCTGGTGCACCACAAGCTCTCCCTCATCCGGGACCGGAAGACTCCCGGCAGCCTCTTCCGTTCGCTCATCGAGGAGGTCGGCCTGATCCTCGCGACCGAATCCACGCGCCAGCTCCCGGTGGAGACGGTGGTCGTGGAGACGCCGCTGGAACGCACGGGGACGCTCCGGCTCAAGTCGCTGGATCCCGTGCTGGTGCCCGTCCTGCGGGCAGGCCTCGGCCTCCTCCCCTCGTTCCTCAAGCTCCTGCCCACGGCGAAGGTGGGGCACCTCGGGCTCTACCGCGACCACGACTCGCTCGTGCCGGTCCCCTACTACCGGAACTTCCCCCCCATGCTCGAGGCCCGTCCCGTCTTCGTGCTGGATCCCATGCTCGCCACCGGCGGCAGCGCCTCCGAGGCCGTGCGCCAGCTGAAGAGCGCAGGGGCGGTGAACCTCTCTCTCGTCGCCTTGCTCGCAGCCCCGGAGGGCCTGGAGCGGCTGCATGGTGACCACCCGGACCTGACCATCGTCGTCGGCGCCGTGGACCGCCAGCTCAACGAGAAGGGCTACATCCTCCCTGGGCTCGGCGATGCGGGGGACCGGCTCTTCGGAACGGCCTAGGATCGTCCACGGCCGTCGGGCCGCCGCTCGATCAGCTCTTTTCGCGCCCCAGCATGGCCCGCAGGCGCCCCATGATGCCGCCCTCGCTCCGGGTGGCATCGGGGCCGCCCTCTCCCTCCAGACCGGAAGGCACCGCCACCGAGGGATCCAGCTCGAGCGCACGGCGGAAGCAGCCCTGCGCGTTGGCGCGGAAGCCCTTGCGATGGTAGAGCTCGCCCATCAGGGCCCAGGGTTCGGCCGCCTGGGGCCGGATGCGCGAGGCCACCTGGAGGGCCTCGACCGCGCGGGTGGACCAGGCTGGATTTCCCATCCGCAACCGGCCGAGCAGCAGCCAGGCTTCGTAGGCCGCCGGGGAATCGCCGTCCAGCTTGATGGACTGTTCGAGGGACCGGATGGCCTCGCTGGTGCGGTCCTGCATCACATAGGACTTGGCCTTGATCAGCAGGTGGTGGGCCCGGTCCATCGCCGGAAGCGACTCTTCCTCTGTCTTGGAATGGAGGAGGGGCAGGACCGCAGGCGTAGGCTCGGAAAAGGCCCGCTCCACGGCTTCCGGTGGCAGAGGGGGCAGGGAACGCGGCGTGCGCGCCCGCGGTGGGGGGAAGTCGCCCTCTTCGATCAGGAGGATCGGCTCCGGCTCTGCCTCCGGTGCGGGCTCGGGAATCGGAACGGGCTCGAAGACGGGCTCGGGGATCTCTCGAGGTTCAAGGGCCCGGAACGGTGTCGCAGGTTCCCTGGGGAGCAACGGGAGGTCGCCCCGGACCAGGTTCAGGCCGCCCAGGGCCCACAGGGTGGCGACCAGGCGGGCTGATTCCTCCGGGGACAGGCCGGAGAGCGAACCGATGGTCTCGTAGCCGAGCGGTTCGGAGCCAAGCAGAGACAGGGCGTAGGCCAGGGTGGGCGTGAGGGGCAGGTCACTGAGGGAATCCAGGAGATCCGGCCGCGCCTCCCACCGCCAGTCCGGTTCGCTGCGGAACATCTCCACCAGCTCCTGGTCGATCTTCGCGCTCCGGAAGATGTCCCACACGAGCCGCCGGTGATCCAGCCAGAACTGGAGATCCCCGCTGAGGTTGTCCTCCAGCACGCCGGGAAGCCAGGACATCTTCAGGATGGTGTGCTCCATGGCGTGGAGGAGCACCGACTCCAGCAGCTCATTGAGGTGCTTGTCCCGCTCCGCCACGGTCATGAGCCCGCCCTGCACCACGCGGTCGCCCATGCGGGAGCCCTCGCCGTCGGCCAGCATCTCCTTGAGGGAGGCCATGTCCAGCACGCCGCGGCGGATGAGGAAGTTCCCGAACTGCTCTCCGACAGCATCACTCCGGAGGTAGACGAGGTCGCCCCCCCGCCAGTAGAGCCGCCGGGTCCCATCATTCTGTTCAAGGACGAGTTCACCCTCGGCATGCTGCTGATGCAGTGATCCCATGAGGGCTGGCAGGAAGTGTCGAAGGCGTACTTCGGGCACCGATGGCTCCGGAGGGTGTTCCTAGTTTGCATGTTCCTTGCCTGGACGCCAGCCCAAACGGGGGCCCGGAATGCCGCAATATCCCAACTCTCTTGGCCAGGGAGGGGACAGGACCTATGCTGTCCCTCCATCCACCATCCCTCCCGGGAGACGTCCCCATGTTCGAAAAGCTCGGGAAGTTCGAGATCAAGCGTGTCCTCGGCAATGGCGCCATGGGCGAGGTGTACCTCGGCGTGGATCCCTCCATCGGGCGCGAGGTGGCCATCAAGACCATCCTCCCCGCCGCCGCCCAGGGCGGTGAGGCCAAGGAGCGCTTCGCCCGGGAGGCCCGCGCCGCCGGGGTGCTGAACCACCCGAACCTGGTGACCATCTACGAGTTCGGCGAGGACCAGGGCGTGCTCTACATCGCCATGGAATTCGTGAAGGGCCACGACCTGGACGAGCTGCTCCAGGAGCAGTCCCTCACCCGCTCCGAGGCCCTCGAGATCCTGGCCCAGGTCTGCGACGGCCTCGGCTTCGCCCACCGCCAGCACATCGTCCATCGCGACATCAAGCCCACCAACGTGCGCGTCCAGCGCGACGGCCGACGCCTCCATGCCAAGGTCATGGACTTCGGCGTGGCCAAGATCAGCAACTCCGACATGACCGCCACGGGCATGGTCATGGGGACCGTGAGCTACATGGCGCCGGAGTACATCCGCACGGGCAAGCCCGATCCCCGCAGCGACCTCTTCGCCGTGGGCGTGATGCTCTATGAGTGCCTGAGCGGCCGCAAGCCCTTCTCCGGCGACACCACCCCCACCGTCCTGTACAAGATCGTGAACGAGCCCCCCGAGCCCATCGAGCTCGGGAAGGTCCAGGGCATCAGCCCCGCCATCCGCTCCGTCCTGGACCGCGCCCTGGAGAAGAATCCGGACGACCGCTTCCAGACCGCGGAGGATCTCGCCAAGGCCCTGCGCGCGGCGAAGGATCCCTCGTGGACGGGCCAGCTGGAGGAGACCACCTCGCTCCTCCAGGCCGCCGCGCCCACGGCCCCGGCCAGGCCCGCTGACTCCGCTTCCGCTCCCACCCTGCAGGCTCCAGCCGCCATCATCCCCCCGCCGGTGGTGGCCGCCTCTCCGACCAGGCCCTCCGGCGCGAAGGCCGGACGCTGGCTCGGCCTCGCGGCCCTGGTCCTCGCCGGCGCCGGCGGCACCGGCTGGTGGGCCCTCCACCGGACCAGCGCCCCGGCCCTCGAGGCCAAGCCTGCCGTCGTCCCCCCCGCGGAAGCCAGATCGGAGGCACCACGCCCCACGGCGGAGGCCCAGGCAGCCGCCCCCGGCAGCCCCGGCAGCGTCGCCCCCTCCGAGCCGAAGGCCCCGCGGCCAGCCGCATCCGAGCCCTCCCGTTCCGCCTCCCAGTCCCTTCCGCAAGGGGACAGCCGGGGGCAGGAACCCACGTCCCCCGGGCCCAGGGCCGCCGAGCCGCGCGCCATCGATCAGCCCGAGCTCTACCACCCCGAGAAGCTCGACAAGCTGCAGACCCACGAACGGCTGAACCTCGGCAACATCTCCATGAGCGAGGCCATCCAGCTCGCCGACAAGGAGCCGGACAAGGCCATCCACGGCTTCCGGCAGGCCATCAAGGCGGATCCCGGCAACGTGAACGCCCATGCCTGGCTCGCCACCGTGCTCCACGACCAGGGGCGTCACGCGGAATTCGTCCAGGAGCTGCGCGAGGCTCGCCGCCAGGGCATCCTGGGTCAGATGATGCGCAATGTCCGCTTCAAGTCCGCCCTCACCCAGGCCCGCCTGAACCGGAAGCTCCCCGCTGATCTGGCGGACTGACCATGGCGAAGCGCAGCGATGAGCTGGCCGAGCTGGAGGCCGGGCTTGGGTACCGGTTCGCGGACCGCACCCTCCTCCGGGAGGCCCTGACGCACACCTCCGCCGGCAAGGGCCGGGACAATCAGCGGCTGGAGTTCCTCGGCGACGCCCTGCTGAACTTCTCCGTGGCGCTGCTGCTCCACCGGGAGCGCCCGGACTGGCAGGAGGGCCCCATGAGCAAGTTCCGGGGCGTGCTGGTGCGGACGGATTCCCTGCATCAGTGGGCCCTGGACCTGGGCCTGGATCGGGCCCTGAGCGCCGCCCATCCGCGGAAGGCCCCGCCCATGGGGCCCAAGCCCCTGGCCGATGCCCTGGAGGCCCTGCTGGCCGCCATCTACCTGGATGCGGAACAGTCCGGCCGCGACGGCAGCGCCGCCGCCATGGGCCTGGTGGAGGCGCGCTTCCTGGACCCCATCCGCCAGGCCCGCCCGGAGGCCTGGTCCCGCCTGGACCCCAAGACAACCCTCCAGGAGACCGCCGCCCGGCTAGGTTTGCCCGCTCCATCCTATGCCCAGGTCGACCAGTCCGGTCCGGGCCACGCGCCCCTCTTCACCGTGCGCGCCACCGTGGGTGATCTCGGGGCCGAGGCCCAGGGCTCCTCCCGCAAGCGGGCGGAAAGCGATGCGGCCCGCCGGCTCCTGGACCTGCTGACGGAATCCTCACAGGCCTGACCCTTGCGCTACACTCCCATCTACCGGTCTACCGGGGTGTCCGCTTGAAGATCTACCCAACCTTGAACCTCCAGCATGGCCGTGTCATCCCCACCACGGGACAGGGCGGCCCCTCTGCGGAAGCACCGCTGGACCTGGCCGCCCGTCTGCTCGACGAGGGCGCCACGCGCATGGCCCTGGTGGATGTGGATGCCGCCATGGGCAAGGGCAACAACCGCGAACTCATCGCCCAGATCCTCCAGCGCTGCCATGCCAGGGACCGCAAGGTCTGCATCCAGGTGGCCGGGGGCATCCGCAGCTCGGACCAGGCGCAGTTCTTCATCGACCAGGGCGCGGCCTGGCTCGTGGCGGGCACCATCCTCCACAAGTCCTCCCTCGTCTCCGAGCAGCTCATGGCGCGCTTCCAGCCCTTCCTCACCGCGGCCATCGACGCCCGGGGCGGCCAGGTGCATCGCTCCGGCTGGGTGGACACCACCAACCTCAGCGCCCTCGACCTGGCCCTGCGGGCCAAGAGCTATGGCTTCAAGCGGCTGCTCTTCGTGGACATCCCCGACGTTCCCAACGCCGATCCCGATTTCGACACCGCCGATGCCCTGGCCGCGGCCACGGGCCTGCCCCTGATCATGGGGGGAAGCATCACCTCCCTCCGGCATCTGGACGCGGCCCCCGCCCACCTCGGCCTCAAGGGCGCCCTCGTCGACGCGCTGCTCTTCCGCGAAGATCCCGGACTTCTGGCCCTCCTCCAAGCCGCCTGCGCCTGACCGGAGGGGATCGTGACGGAAGCGGAAGCCGCGTTCCTCGCCAGCCTCGCGGAACCTGAACGGATCCACTTCCGCCACCTGGCCCTGATCCGCCCCCAGCTGCCCACGGAGAGCCAGGTGTACATGCTGGAGGGGCTGGCCCGGTCGCTGGCCTCGCCCCGGCTGCTGACCCTCATGGCCCGCACGCCCCACTGGCTGGCCCACTGGCCCATCCTCCTGGGCCTGGCCGAGAATGAGGCCACGCCCGAAGCCATCCGCCGCGACCTGGAGATGGTGGTCTCCCTCTTCGGCCAGATGAGGGAGATGGATCTGGCCCCTCCGGGGGAGAAGGACGAGCGCTCCGAGGCCGTCAAGGCGCTCTACTCACAGCTGAAGCCCGACCTGAAGCCCGTGGCCAAGCTCCTTGCGAAGCTGATCGCCAAGTCTGTCTCCGCCACGGGCACCACCCAGGAACTGCCGCCCCTGCCTGGCGATGCCCCGGACTGGGAGGCCCTGACGGCCCTTCCGGATGCGCCCCCCCCGCAAGCCTCGACCCATGTCCTCAACAAGGAGGATCGCCTCGCCCGGGCCCAGCAGACAGCCCAACCCGACGAGCTTCTGGGCTTCCTCGTGGATGCGGATGCAGACCTCCGCCTGGCCGCCCTCCAGAACCCGCTGATCTCTGAAGACCTCCTCCGCCGGGCCCTGGGGCAGAGCGCGGTGCCGGAGCTCTTCGAAGAGGTCTACGCCGAGGCCCGCTGGTACTTCCGGGAGCCCGTGCGGGACAGCATCCGGGAGGCGCCGGGCTGTCCGGCAGACCTCTCGCGGCGCCTGGCCCTCTCCGGCCACCTCGTGGCGGCGCTGGAGCGGGGCGCGCCAAACGCGGCCGCCCTCCGCCGCATCGTGAGCCTCTTCACCCAGCTGGAGGAGGGCGAGTACCAGTTCGTCACCTACTGGGCCAAGCGGCAGTCGCCGCAGCTGCTCCGGGTGGTGAAGTACTTCTACGACCGCCTGGTGCGCCAGCGATCCGGCCTCTCCTCGGTGCTTCCGGAGCGCGGCGAGGACGGCCGCTGGGCCTCGCTGGAGGAGCGGGTGTTCCTGGCCACCCAGGCCACCCAGGAGGACCAGATCATCCCTGTGCTCAAGGACCCGGATCCCCAGGTCTTCCGCCTGGCCCTGGAGAACCCGGCCCTCACCCCACGGATGCTGGCCTCCACCCTGCCCTCCCTGGACCGCGGGCGCGCCGAGCAGGTGGCCGCCCACGCCACCTGGCAGGAGGATCCGCTGGTGGCCGAGACCCTGATCCACCATCCGCACCTGACGGAGGCCACGGCCCTCCGCCTCCTGGCGAACCTGCCCGGCCTCAGGCCCGCCATCGAGATCCTGCGGGATCCCCGGCTCCAGCACCTGGAGGTCAAGCGCCGAGCCCTGGAGACCCTCCGCAGCCTGTACATGGGCATGGACGTTTCCGAGCGGATCACCGCCCTCCGGACCTCCGGGGGCGAGCTGATGCGCCACCTGCCCCAGGAGGTCCTCCAGGACGAGGAAACCCTGCGGCGCATGGTGTCCGACCGCCAGCTGGACCCGGGCATCCTCCTCCGGCTGGCCCGCAACAAGCTGACCCCCCGCGCCGTGCTGGAACAGATCGCCAGCCACCCGGTGCTCCTGGCCCACGCCGCGATCATGTCCGAGCTGCTGCTGAACCCCAAGACCCCCCGGGAAGCCTCCGCCCGCATCTGGGGCCTGCTGTCCGAGACCGAGCAGCAGCAGCTCCTCCGCAGCCCCCACCTTCCCGCGACCCTGCGGACCCTCGGGTAAACGGGAGCGGCACCGCCCCGTAACCCAAGTCCAGGAGCCCCCATGCGCCGCCCCGCCGCCATTCTGATACCCGCTGCGGTGGTGCTGCTTGGGCTCCCCTTCGTCGCCTGCCGGCCCAAGCCGCGGGTCCCCGGCTGGGTGCAGGCCGCCCCCGCCGACAGCGTGGCCGCCTTTTCCGGCGAGGCGGGGTGGATGCTCACCCACAAGGAGATCCAGTCCCTCATCTCCCGCGATCCCATGGTGGAGCGCGCCCTCGACCTCTTCCTCCAGAAGGCCCGCATCAATCCGCGCACCGAAACCGGCCGGGTGACCTTCCATGTCATGGGCATGCCGCAGGAGGGCGAGCAGAACCTCCAGAAGGGCCTCGAGCACGTCCTCATCCAGCTGAACCAGTTCGCGGATCCCACCGCCCTGGTGGCCGCACTGGCCGAGTCCTTCCCCCAGGAGGGGAGCCTCCACCTCCAGGGCCGGGACTGGCCGCTCCATGTGATCCTCGACCTGGAAACCCAGGGGACCAAGGCCCACATCCGCGCCGCCAGCGATGAGAAGGGTCAGATCTGGATCGGCTCGCTGGAGGCCCTCCAGCGCATGGCCGCCAAGGACAGCCTCGCCACCCAGCCGGACGCGGCGCTCGCCGCCGAGTGGATCAGCGCCCGGGCGCCCTTCCAGGGCTACCTCCAGCCCGAGGCCCTGCTGGACGGATTGCGCCGGAACCTGGAGGGCAGCCTCATCAAGGACCTGCCCCAGGGCGTCCGCGCGCTCTTCTGGAGCATCACCCCGTCGGCCCAGAAGGATCAGCCCATCCGCTTCGAGCTGGCCCTGGCGGGCTCGACCGAGGGCATCAACCAGGTCACGCCCTGGCTGCAGCGCCTGGTGGCCGCCGCCAACGCCGTGCAGGCCGCCCCGGGCGCGGCCCCCCAGCTGATGCAGGAGAAGCACCGGGTGGGCCTGCGCTGCGCCCTCACCCCGGAGCAGCTCAAGCTGGTGATGGAGAAGCTTGGGCAGCCGGGCTTCTCCCTCACCCTGCCGACCGGGATCCCCAAGGCATGAGCGCGGCGTCTCCCCAGCCCGTGGACACCTCCGGGTCTCTCCCGCCGGAGACGGAGTCCCCTGAGTACTGGATGGCCCAGCTCAAGGCCGGGCGCGAGGAGGCCCTGGCCCACCTCATGGCCCGCTTCGAGCGGCCCCTCTGCGCCTTCCTGCACCGCCGCCTCCAGGGCGAGGCCGGGGTGGTCCAGGAGCTGGCCCAGGAGGTGTTCCTCAAGTGTCTCCAGCATTGCCAGCGGTTCGAGGAGGGCCGTCCGGTGGCCGCCTGGCTTTTTACACTGGCGGCTAATGCGGCAACGGACCATCTGCGTAGACGAGGGCGAGAGGTATCCCCTCCCGAGACCTTTGATGCTCCGGACCCCCACCAGGCTTCACCCTGGGAATCCGTGGACCAAGGCAGGCGGATCCAGGCCCTTCGCGGAGCCCTGGACGGCCTGACCCCCCGCCAGCGAGCCATGGTGCTCGCCTACTACGTCCACGAACACCCGGTGAAGCGGATCGCCCTCGATCTGGGCTGCGCAGAGGGCACCGTGAAAGCCACCTTGTTCCAAAGCCTCCAGAAACTCCGCAAGACCCTTGGACCCCAGCCATGACCCCCGCCGACTCCCACCGAACCGATCCCAGCCTCCTCGACGAGGCCCGGGGCTTCGAGCTGCTCGAGCAGCCCGAGCTCTGGCCGGAGGATCCGGCCCGGCAGGCCGAGCTGGCCGAGCTGCTGGAGCTCCACCTGGCCCTCCGCAGCCACGGCCCGGCCCTGGCCGAGAGCCTCGCCCCCGCGCCCCGCACCCGCTGGACCGGCTCCTGGACCCTGGCCGCCGCCGCCGTCCTCCTGGTGGCCCTGGTCCCGGCCGCCTACACCATGCAGCACACCCAGAGTCTCCGCGCCCAGGCCCGGGACACGGCCCGCCTCGAGCAGCTGGCCCGCAAGCGCACCCAGGACCGCGCCTGGATCGCCTTCTTCCGCCAGAGCTCCACCCTGCTCCAGGACTTCGAGCAGAACCCCGCCCTCT
This DNA window, taken from Geothrix edaphica, encodes the following:
- the upp gene encoding uracil phosphoribosyltransferase: MTIQVLDHPLVHHKLSLIRDRKTPGSLFRSLIEEVGLILATESTRQLPVETVVVETPLERTGTLRLKSLDPVLVPVLRAGLGLLPSFLKLLPTAKVGHLGLYRDHDSLVPVPYYRNFPPMLEARPVFVLDPMLATGGSASEAVRQLKSAGAVNLSLVALLAAPEGLERLHGDHPDLTIVVGAVDRQLNEKGYILPGLGDAGDRLFGTA
- a CDS encoding tetratricopeptide repeat protein — its product is MPEVRLRHFLPALMGSLHQQHAEGELVLEQNDGTRRLYWRGGDLVYLRSDAVGEQFGNFLIRRGVLDMASLKEMLADGEGSRMGDRVVQGGLMTVAERDKHLNELLESVLLHAMEHTILKMSWLPGVLEDNLSGDLQFWLDHRRLVWDIFRSAKIDQELVEMFRSEPDWRWEARPDLLDSLSDLPLTPTLAYALSLLGSEPLGYETIGSLSGLSPEESARLVATLWALGGLNLVRGDLPLLPREPATPFRALEPREIPEPVFEPVPIPEPAPEAEPEPILLIEEGDFPPPRARTPRSLPPLPPEAVERAFSEPTPAVLPLLHSKTEEESLPAMDRAHHLLIKAKSYVMQDRTSEAIRSLEQSIKLDGDSPAAYEAWLLLGRLRMGNPAWSTRAVEALQVASRIRPQAAEPWALMGELYHRKGFRANAQGCFRRALELDPSVAVPSGLEGEGGPDATRSEGGIMGRLRAMLGREKS
- a CDS encoding serine/threonine protein kinase, whose translation is MFEKLGKFEIKRVLGNGAMGEVYLGVDPSIGREVAIKTILPAAAQGGEAKERFAREARAAGVLNHPNLVTIYEFGEDQGVLYIAMEFVKGHDLDELLQEQSLTRSEALEILAQVCDGLGFAHRQHIVHRDIKPTNVRVQRDGRRLHAKVMDFGVAKISNSDMTATGMVMGTVSYMAPEYIRTGKPDPRSDLFAVGVMLYECLSGRKPFSGDTTPTVLYKIVNEPPEPIELGKVQGISPAIRSVLDRALEKNPDDRFQTAEDLAKALRAAKDPSWTGQLEETTSLLQAAAPTAPARPADSASAPTLQAPAAIIPPPVVAASPTRPSGAKAGRWLGLAALVLAGAGGTGWWALHRTSAPALEAKPAVVPPAEARSEAPRPTAEAQAAAPGSPGSVAPSEPKAPRPAASEPSRSASQSLPQGDSRGQEPTSPGPRAAEPRAIDQPELYHPEKLDKLQTHERLNLGNISMSEAIQLADKEPDKAIHGFRQAIKADPGNVNAHAWLATVLHDQGRHAEFVQELREARRQGILGQMMRNVRFKSALTQARLNRKLPADLAD
- a CDS encoding ribonuclease III family protein; translated protein: MAKRSDELAELEAGLGYRFADRTLLREALTHTSAGKGRDNQRLEFLGDALLNFSVALLLHRERPDWQEGPMSKFRGVLVRTDSLHQWALDLGLDRALSAAHPRKAPPMGPKPLADALEALLAAIYLDAEQSGRDGSAAAMGLVEARFLDPIRQARPEAWSRLDPKTTLQETAARLGLPAPSYAQVDQSGPGHAPLFTVRATVGDLGAEAQGSSRKRAESDAARRLLDLLTESSQA
- a CDS encoding HisA/HisF-related TIM barrel protein; the protein is MKIYPTLNLQHGRVIPTTGQGGPSAEAPLDLAARLLDEGATRMALVDVDAAMGKGNNRELIAQILQRCHARDRKVCIQVAGGIRSSDQAQFFIDQGAAWLVAGTILHKSSLVSEQLMARFQPFLTAAIDARGGQVHRSGWVDTTNLSALDLALRAKSYGFKRLLFVDIPDVPNADPDFDTADALAAATGLPLIMGGSITSLRHLDAAPAHLGLKGALVDALLFREDPGLLALLQAACA
- a CDS encoding RNA polymerase sigma factor: MSAASPQPVDTSGSLPPETESPEYWMAQLKAGREEALAHLMARFERPLCAFLHRRLQGEAGVVQELAQEVFLKCLQHCQRFEEGRPVAAWLFTLAANAATDHLRRRGREVSPPETFDAPDPHQASPWESVDQGRRIQALRGALDGLTPRQRAMVLAYYVHEHPVKRIALDLGCAEGTVKATLFQSLQKLRKTLGPQP